A part of Saccopteryx bilineata isolate mSacBil1 chromosome 10, mSacBil1_pri_phased_curated, whole genome shotgun sequence genomic DNA contains:
- the UBA3 gene encoding NEDD8-activating enzyme E1 catalytic subunit isoform X2: protein MAVDGGCGDSGDWEGRWNHVKKFLERSGPFTHPDFEPSTESLQFLLDTCKVLVIGAGGLGCELLKNLALSGFRQIHVIDMDTIDVSNLNRQFLFRPKDVGRPKAEVAAEFLNDRVPNCNVIPHFNKIQDFNDTFYRQFHIIVCGLDSIIARRWINGMLMSLLNYEDGVLDPSSIVPLIDGGTEGFKGNARVVLPGMTACIECTLELYPPQVNFPMCTIASMPRLPEHCVEYVRVLQWPKEQPFGEGVSLDGDDPDHIQWIFQKSLDRASQYNIRGVTYRLTQGVVKRIIPAVASTNAVIAAVCATEVFKIATSAYIPLNNYLVFNDVDGLYTYTFEAERKENCPACSQLPQNIQFSPSAKLQEVLDYLTNSASLQMKSPAITATLEGKNRTLYLQSVTSIEERTRPNLSKTLKELGLVDGQELAVADVTTPQTVLFKLHFT from the exons ATGGCTGTTGATGGTGGGTGTGGGGACTCTGGAGACTGGGAAGGTCGCTGGAACCATGTAAAGAAGTTCCTCGAGCGATCTGGACCCTTCACACACCCTGATTTCGAACCAAGCACTGAa tCTCTCCAGTTTTTGTTAGATACATGTAAAGTTCTAGTCATCGGAGCTGGTGGCTTAGGATGTGAGCTCCTGAAAAATCTg GCACTGTCTGGTTTTAGACAGATCCATGTCATAGATATGGACACCATAGATGTTTCCAATCTAAATAGGCAGTTTTTATTTCG GCCAAAAGATGTGGGAAGACCTAAAGCTGAGGTTGCTGCAGAATTTCTAAATGACAGAGTTCCGAATTGCAATGTAATTCC ACATTTCAACAAGATCCAGGATTTTAACGATACTTTCTATCGAC AATTTCATATAATTGTCTGTGGGCTGGACTCCATCATAGCCAGAAGATGGATAAATGGCATGCTG ATGTCTCTTCTAAATTATGAAGATGGTGTGCTGGATCCGAGCTCCATTGTCCCCTTGATAGATGGAGGGACGGAAGGTTTTAAAGGAAACGCCCGGGTGGTTCTGCCTGGAATGACTGCGTGTATCGAGTGCACCCTGGAGCTCTATCCACCGCAG GTGAATTTTCCCATGTGCACCATTGCATCCATGCCCAGGCTACCCGAGCACTGTGTTGAGTATGTCAGGGTATTGCAGTGGCCGAAAGAGCAGCCTTTTGGAG AAGGGGTTTCATTAGATGGAGATGATCCTGATCATATTCAGTGGATTTTCCAAAAATCCCTCGACAGAGCATCACAGTATAATATTAGGGGCGTCACATATAGACTCACTCAAG GGGTAGTAAAACGAATCATTCCTGCAGTAGCTTCCACAAATGCAGTCATTGCAG ctgtgtgtgCCACTGAGGTTTTTAAAATAGCCACAAG TGCATATATTCCCCTTAATAATTACTTGGTCTTCAACGATGTAGATGGACTGTACACATACACATTTGAAGCAGAGAGAAAG GAAAACTGCCCAGCCTGTAGCCAGCTCCCACAGAATATTCAGTTTTCTCCTTCAGCTAAACTACAGGAGGTTTTGGATTATCTAACCAACAGTGCTTCTCT GCAGATGAAATCTCCAGCCATCACAGCCACATTAGAGGGGAAAAATAGAACACTTTACTTACAG TCAGTAACCTCTATTGAAGAACGAACAAGGCCAAATCTTTCCAAGACATTGAAAG aatTGGGACTTGTTGATGGGCAAGAACTGGCAGTTGCTGATGTCACCACACCACAGACTGTATTATTCAAACTTCATTTTACTTAA
- the UBA3 gene encoding NEDD8-activating enzyme E1 catalytic subunit isoform X1: MADGGEPMAVDGGCGDSGDWEGRWNHVKKFLERSGPFTHPDFEPSTESLQFLLDTCKVLVIGAGGLGCELLKNLALSGFRQIHVIDMDTIDVSNLNRQFLFRPKDVGRPKAEVAAEFLNDRVPNCNVIPHFNKIQDFNDTFYRQFHIIVCGLDSIIARRWINGMLMSLLNYEDGVLDPSSIVPLIDGGTEGFKGNARVVLPGMTACIECTLELYPPQVNFPMCTIASMPRLPEHCVEYVRVLQWPKEQPFGEGVSLDGDDPDHIQWIFQKSLDRASQYNIRGVTYRLTQGVVKRIIPAVASTNAVIAAVCATEVFKIATSAYIPLNNYLVFNDVDGLYTYTFEAERKENCPACSQLPQNIQFSPSAKLQEVLDYLTNSASLQMKSPAITATLEGKNRTLYLQSVTSIEERTRPNLSKTLKELGLVDGQELAVADVTTPQTVLFKLHFT; the protein is encoded by the exons ATGGCGGATGGCGGGGAACC AATGGCTGTTGATGGTGGGTGTGGGGACTCTGGAGACTGGGAAGGTCGCTGGAACCATGTAAAGAAGTTCCTCGAGCGATCTGGACCCTTCACACACCCTGATTTCGAACCAAGCACTGAa tCTCTCCAGTTTTTGTTAGATACATGTAAAGTTCTAGTCATCGGAGCTGGTGGCTTAGGATGTGAGCTCCTGAAAAATCTg GCACTGTCTGGTTTTAGACAGATCCATGTCATAGATATGGACACCATAGATGTTTCCAATCTAAATAGGCAGTTTTTATTTCG GCCAAAAGATGTGGGAAGACCTAAAGCTGAGGTTGCTGCAGAATTTCTAAATGACAGAGTTCCGAATTGCAATGTAATTCC ACATTTCAACAAGATCCAGGATTTTAACGATACTTTCTATCGAC AATTTCATATAATTGTCTGTGGGCTGGACTCCATCATAGCCAGAAGATGGATAAATGGCATGCTG ATGTCTCTTCTAAATTATGAAGATGGTGTGCTGGATCCGAGCTCCATTGTCCCCTTGATAGATGGAGGGACGGAAGGTTTTAAAGGAAACGCCCGGGTGGTTCTGCCTGGAATGACTGCGTGTATCGAGTGCACCCTGGAGCTCTATCCACCGCAG GTGAATTTTCCCATGTGCACCATTGCATCCATGCCCAGGCTACCCGAGCACTGTGTTGAGTATGTCAGGGTATTGCAGTGGCCGAAAGAGCAGCCTTTTGGAG AAGGGGTTTCATTAGATGGAGATGATCCTGATCATATTCAGTGGATTTTCCAAAAATCCCTCGACAGAGCATCACAGTATAATATTAGGGGCGTCACATATAGACTCACTCAAG GGGTAGTAAAACGAATCATTCCTGCAGTAGCTTCCACAAATGCAGTCATTGCAG ctgtgtgtgCCACTGAGGTTTTTAAAATAGCCACAAG TGCATATATTCCCCTTAATAATTACTTGGTCTTCAACGATGTAGATGGACTGTACACATACACATTTGAAGCAGAGAGAAAG GAAAACTGCCCAGCCTGTAGCCAGCTCCCACAGAATATTCAGTTTTCTCCTTCAGCTAAACTACAGGAGGTTTTGGATTATCTAACCAACAGTGCTTCTCT GCAGATGAAATCTCCAGCCATCACAGCCACATTAGAGGGGAAAAATAGAACACTTTACTTACAG TCAGTAACCTCTATTGAAGAACGAACAAGGCCAAATCTTTCCAAGACATTGAAAG aatTGGGACTTGTTGATGGGCAAGAACTGGCAGTTGCTGATGTCACCACACCACAGACTGTATTATTCAAACTTCATTTTACTTAA
- the UBA3 gene encoding NEDD8-activating enzyme E1 catalytic subunit isoform X3, whose translation MADGGEPEKKRRRIEELLAEKMAVDGGCGDSGDWEGRWNHVKKFLERSGPFTHPDFEPSTESLQFLLDTCKVLVIGAGGLGCELLKNLALSGFRQIHVIDMDTIDVSNLNRQFLFRPKDVGRPKAEVAAEFLNDRVPNCNVIPHFNKIQDFNDTFYRQFHIIVCGLDSIIARRWINGMLMSLLNYEDGVLDPSSIVPLIDGGTEGFKGNARVVLPGMTACIECTLELYPPQVNFPMCTIASMPRLPEHCVEYVRVLQWPKEQPFGEGVSLDGDDPDHIQWIFQKSLDRASQYNIRGVTYRLTQGVVKRIIPAVASTNAVIAAVCATEVFKIATSAYIPLNNYLVFNDVDGLYTYTFEAERKENCPACSQLPQNIQFSPSAKLQEVLDYLTNSASLQMKSPAITATLEGKNRTLYLQSVTSIEERTRPNLSKTLKELGLVDGQELAVADVTTPQTVLFKLHFT comes from the exons ATGGCGGATGGCGGGGAACC ggagaagaaaagaaggagaatagAGGAGCTGCTGGCTGAGAA AATGGCTGTTGATGGTGGGTGTGGGGACTCTGGAGACTGGGAAGGTCGCTGGAACCATGTAAAGAAGTTCCTCGAGCGATCTGGACCCTTCACACACCCTGATTTCGAACCAAGCACTGAa tCTCTCCAGTTTTTGTTAGATACATGTAAAGTTCTAGTCATCGGAGCTGGTGGCTTAGGATGTGAGCTCCTGAAAAATCTg GCACTGTCTGGTTTTAGACAGATCCATGTCATAGATATGGACACCATAGATGTTTCCAATCTAAATAGGCAGTTTTTATTTCG GCCAAAAGATGTGGGAAGACCTAAAGCTGAGGTTGCTGCAGAATTTCTAAATGACAGAGTTCCGAATTGCAATGTAATTCC ACATTTCAACAAGATCCAGGATTTTAACGATACTTTCTATCGAC AATTTCATATAATTGTCTGTGGGCTGGACTCCATCATAGCCAGAAGATGGATAAATGGCATGCTG ATGTCTCTTCTAAATTATGAAGATGGTGTGCTGGATCCGAGCTCCATTGTCCCCTTGATAGATGGAGGGACGGAAGGTTTTAAAGGAAACGCCCGGGTGGTTCTGCCTGGAATGACTGCGTGTATCGAGTGCACCCTGGAGCTCTATCCACCGCAG GTGAATTTTCCCATGTGCACCATTGCATCCATGCCCAGGCTACCCGAGCACTGTGTTGAGTATGTCAGGGTATTGCAGTGGCCGAAAGAGCAGCCTTTTGGAG AAGGGGTTTCATTAGATGGAGATGATCCTGATCATATTCAGTGGATTTTCCAAAAATCCCTCGACAGAGCATCACAGTATAATATTAGGGGCGTCACATATAGACTCACTCAAG GGGTAGTAAAACGAATCATTCCTGCAGTAGCTTCCACAAATGCAGTCATTGCAG ctgtgtgtgCCACTGAGGTTTTTAAAATAGCCACAAG TGCATATATTCCCCTTAATAATTACTTGGTCTTCAACGATGTAGATGGACTGTACACATACACATTTGAAGCAGAGAGAAAG GAAAACTGCCCAGCCTGTAGCCAGCTCCCACAGAATATTCAGTTTTCTCCTTCAGCTAAACTACAGGAGGTTTTGGATTATCTAACCAACAGTGCTTCTCT GCAGATGAAATCTCCAGCCATCACAGCCACATTAGAGGGGAAAAATAGAACACTTTACTTACAG TCAGTAACCTCTATTGAAGAACGAACAAGGCCAAATCTTTCCAAGACATTGAAAG aatTGGGACTTGTTGATGGGCAAGAACTGGCAGTTGCTGATGTCACCACACCACAGACTGTATTATTCAAACTTCATTTTACTTAA